In Mytilus edulis chromosome 7, xbMytEdul2.2, whole genome shotgun sequence, a single genomic region encodes these proteins:
- the LOC139482499 gene encoding piggyBac transposable element-derived protein 4-like — protein MEDSDGDITDIVTSGDEDSDDADVEMPDNAARQPNPWFSVVDKETYANQCQTTENPTRHARSNEWSPVRYAEMRAFIGLVLAMGIVKKSSIESYWEASGISETPNFRDVMSRNRFQAILRYLHCSNNTTAVPRGQPGYDPLHKINPVVEFFNEVFELNYRLSQNIVGDERIVGFKGRHVLKQYISNKKAHRWGAKLFVLAESRTGYTHQINVYKGKRNTERHPNGQGYKSVMDLVHPHFGKNHHVTMDNWFSSPKLMNDLRNRGTYATGTVIARRKGLPASFKTARLPKGSVVVKSQRDLLAILYVDRRNVTFLTTSENARTVRKVNSKGRVVSAPSVVHKYNQTMGGVDLGDQLLLKFEPQFKGVKLWRKILFNLLTTATVNAYICYRNCFLVQRKLDHVKFQNAVVRGLIGDFRGGNRRRGRRPDNIPIANAIRMHFLDVIPDGKRRKCVKCSGYNKYRKSRISTWCSVCGVGLCVGRCFREFHSYGQEE, from the exons ATGGAAGACAGTGACGGTGACATAACAGACATAGTAACTTCGGGCGACGAAGATTCTGACGATGCTGATGTTGAAATGCCAGACAATGCTGCAAGACAGCCTAACCCTTGGTTTTCTGTGGTAGACAAAGAAAC GTATGCCAACCAGTGCCAAACTACAGAGAATCCAACAAGACATGCCAGATCAAACGAATGGTCACCAGTTAGATATGCTGAGATGAGAGCCTTTATTGGTCTTGTTCTCGCGATGGGTATCGTAAAGAAATCCTCCATTGAAAGCTATTGGGAAGCGTCTGGTATCTCTGAAACCCCAAATTTCAGGGATGTGATGTCCAGAAATAGATTTCAGGCAATACTGAGATATCTGCATTGCAGCAACAATACAACAGCAGTTCCAAGAGGTCAGCCAGGATACGACCCCCTCCACAAGATAAATCCAGTTGTTGAATTCTTCAATGAAGTGTTCGAACTTAATTATAG ACTATCTCAAAACATAGTTGGGGATGAGAGAATAGTTGGTTTCAAAGGGCGTCATGTTTTGAAACAATACATTTCAAACAAGAAGGCACACAGATGGGGAGCAAAGTTGTTCGTCTTAGCTGAATCCAGAACAGGTTATACCCATCAGATAAATGTGTACAAAGGGAAACGAAATACAGAACGCCATCCCAATGGACAAGG atataaatcgGTAATGGATTTAGTACATCCTCATTTTGGCAAAAACCATCATGTAACTATGGATAATTGGTTTTCATCACCTAAACTGATGAACGACCTAAGGAACCGGGGAACGTATGCAACAGGAACTGTAATAGCAAGACGGAAGGGCTTACCTGCAAGTTTTAAAACAGCTCGGCTCCCCAAAGGAAGTGTTGTTGTTAAATCACAGAGAGATCTTTTGGCTATTTTGTACGTAGATCGGAGAAATGTGACTTTCCTGACAACAAGTGAAAATGCACG AACTGTGCGAAAAGTTAATAGTAAAGGTAGAGTTGTGTCTGCTCCAAGTGTTGTCCACAAATACAACCAGACCATGGGCGGTGTCGATCTTGGGGATCAGCTTTTGCTTAAATTTGAGCCACAATTTAAAGGTGTGAAACTCTGGAGAAAAATTCTCTTCAACCTTCTTACTACAGCTACAG taaatgcaTATATATGCTACAGAAACTGTTTTCTTGTCCAGAGGAAATTAGACCATGTGAAATTTCAAAACGCAGTAGTTCGTGGTTTGATCGGGGATTTTAGAGGAGGCAACAGAAGGAGGGGGAGAAGACCAGACAACATTCCTATTGCAAATGCAATAAGGATGCATTTTCTTGATGTTATTCCTGATGGCAAGAGGCGAAAATGTGTTAAGTGTTCAGGTTATAACAAGTACAGGAAATCCCGTATATCAACATGGTGTTCTGTATGTGGCGTGGGTCTTTGTGTTGGTCGATGTTTCAGAGAGTTTCATTCATATGGACAGGAAGAGTAA
- the LOC139482939 gene encoding homeobox protein zampogna-like translates to MAYQQNAPSKMSFSIEELSKSSRVPETIITDAVVNHIHDIYLPNSSQSCTADIKLSLANSAQRTQYKRKRQDSLHSDDNSFSSTDSSSRDCISPGSCSDDSDKSDQPKKRGRTSYTNSQLLELERYYSNSKYLQIEDRPVLAKKLKLSQHKIKWWFQNRRMKEKRHIKSTSYNGSPELSQFVGVGKPGSRMITTMESNGNFSQQSYSPFPMVSPHTYGMSPFVYPGYSQQFYGSVFPQAVQHNRS, encoded by the coding sequence ATGGCTTATCAACAGAATGCACCATCCAAGATGTCCTTCAGCATTGAAGAACTGTCCAAGAGCAGCAGGGTCCCAGAGACCATCATTACTGATGCAGTTGTCAACCATATCCACGACATCTATCTACCAAACAGCAGCCAGTCATGTACAGCAGATATAAAGCTTTCTCTTGCCAACTCAGCTCAACGTACTCAatacaagaggaaacgacaagaCTCATTACATTCTGATGACAACAGCTTCAGCTCAACAGACTCATCATCAAGAGATTGTATTTCACCTGGTTCATGCTCAGACGATTCAGACAAGTCCGACCAACCAAAGAAGAGAGGCAGAACTTCCTACACAAACTCACAACTGTTAGAACTAGAAAGATACTACAGTAACAGCAAATACCTCCAGATTGAAGATCGACCAGTGCTTGCCAAGAAACTCAAACTCAGCCAACATAAGATTAAATGGTGGTTTCAGAATCGAAGAATGAAAGAAAAGCGTCACATCAAGAGTACAAGCTACAACGGTTCACCAGAGTTATCACAGTTTGTTGGTGTAGGTAAACCTGGTTCCCGAATGATTACAACAATGGAATCAAATGGTAACTTCAGTCAGCAGTCATACTCACCATTTCCTATGGTCTCGCCTCATACGTATGGCATGTCACCGTTTGTGTATCCTGGTTATAGTCAGCAGTTCTACGGCAGCGTATTTCCACAGGCAGTGCAACATAACAGGAGTTGA
- the LOC139482940 gene encoding homeobox protein zampogna-like, with translation MANQQNALSKMSFSIVELSKSSRVSDPLFTDAVVNHIHDIYLPNNSQSCTADIKLSLANSAQRTQYKRKRHDSLHSDDNSFSSTDSSSRDCISPGSCSDDSDKSDQPKKRVRTTYTNSQLMELERYYSNSKYLQLEDRPVLAKKLKLSQHKIKWWFQNRRMKEKRHIKSTSFNSSPELSQFVGVGKPGSRMITTMETNGNISQQSYSPFPMISPYTHGMSPFMYPGYNQQFYGCVFPQAVQHNRS, from the coding sequence ATGGCTAATCAACAGAACGCACTATCCAAGATGTCCTTCAGCATAGTAGAACTGTCAAAGAGCAGCAGGGTCTCAGATCCCCTCTTTACTGATGCAGTTGTCAACCATATCCACGACATATATCTGCCAAACAACAGCCAGTCATGTACAGCAGATATAAAGCTTTCTCTTGCCAACTCAGCTCAACGTACTCAATACAAGAGGAAACGCCATGACTCATTACATTCTGATGACAACAGCTTCAGCTCAACAGACTCATCATCAAGAGATTGTATTTCACCTGGTTCATGCTCAGACGATTCAGACAAGTCCGACCAGCCAAAGAAGAGAGTCAGAACTACCTACACAAACTCACAACTGATGGAACTAGAAAGATACTACAGTAACAGCAAATATCTCCAGCTTGAAGATCGACCAGTGCTTGCCAAGAAACTCAAACTCAGCCAACATAAGATTAAATGGTGGTTCCAGAATCGAAGGATGAAAGAAAAGCGTCACATCAAGAGTACAAGCTTCAACAGTTCACCAGAGTTATCACAGTTTGTTGGTGTAGGTAAACCTGGTTCCCGAATGATTACAACAATGGAAACAAATGGTAACATCAGTCAGCAGTCATACTCACCATTCCCGATGATCTCACCTTATACACATGGAATGTCACCGTTTATGTATCCTGGTTATAATCAGCAGTTCTACGGCTGTGTATTTCCACAGGCAGTGCAACATAACAGGAGTTGA